The following are encoded in a window of Lichenicola cladoniae genomic DNA:
- the gltX gene encoding glutamate--tRNA ligase, translating into MKLRFAPSPTGLLHVGNARQAVANALHARRHGAGFLLRIDDTDVERSREEHVQGIQQDLSWLGLQWDEMVRQSERQPRYAAAAERLRHSGRLYPCFESEEELRAKRDLRLRQRKPPVYDRAMLRITPEQRTQAEANGKVPYWRFRLSDGMVTWDDLVLGRSQVKLPSISDPVLIRADGTVLYTLASVVDDLELGITHVLRGEDHVTNTGVQLDILEALGGRPDRFTFAHLPLLLDEAGGKLSKRFDGLSLRALRHDGIEPAALVSYLARLGTSEDPHPLSFAELASTYDVRRVSKSPARFDMRQLLALNRRTTHHMSFEQVRDRLPAGATEVFWNAVRGNVDMLSEMRHWWDVVGGSIVPPVQEDEVGFLLQALDALPDDSAERPWSETTWTEWTTALRDASGRTGRALFHPLRLALTGEEKGPELRDLLPIMGHERVSGRLRMAAS; encoded by the coding sequence GTGAAGCTCCGGTTCGCCCCCAGCCCGACCGGGCTGCTGCATGTCGGTAATGCGCGCCAGGCTGTCGCCAACGCCCTGCATGCGCGCAGGCACGGTGCGGGCTTCCTGCTGCGTATCGACGATACCGATGTCGAACGCTCGCGAGAGGAGCACGTGCAGGGGATCCAGCAGGATCTGAGCTGGCTCGGGCTCCAGTGGGACGAGATGGTGCGGCAGTCCGAGCGGCAGCCGCGCTATGCGGCGGCAGCCGAGCGGCTCCGGCATTCCGGCCGGCTCTATCCCTGCTTCGAGAGCGAGGAAGAGCTGCGGGCCAAGCGCGACCTCAGGCTGCGCCAGCGGAAACCGCCGGTCTATGACCGGGCGATGCTGCGTATAACCCCCGAGCAGCGTACCCAGGCCGAGGCCAACGGCAAGGTCCCATACTGGCGCTTCCGCCTCTCGGACGGGATGGTCACCTGGGACGATCTGGTGCTCGGACGGTCGCAGGTGAAGCTGCCGTCGATCTCGGATCCTGTGCTGATCCGCGCCGACGGCACGGTACTCTACACTCTGGCCTCGGTGGTCGACGACCTCGAGCTCGGTATCACCCATGTGCTGCGCGGCGAGGACCACGTCACCAACACCGGCGTGCAGCTGGATATCCTGGAAGCCCTCGGCGGGCGGCCGGACCGGTTCACCTTCGCCCATCTGCCGCTGCTGCTGGACGAGGCCGGCGGCAAGCTGTCGAAACGATTCGACGGGCTGTCGCTGCGGGCCCTGCGTCATGACGGGATCGAGCCGGCGGCGCTGGTATCGTACCTTGCACGGCTCGGAACTTCGGAGGATCCGCACCCTCTCTCGTTCGCGGAACTGGCATCGACCTACGACGTGCGCCGCGTGTCGAAGTCGCCGGCCCGCTTTGACATGCGCCAACTGCTGGCGCTGAACCGCCGCACTACCCACCACATGTCGTTCGAGCAGGTGCGCGACCGGTTGCCGGCAGGCGCCACCGAAGTGTTCTGGAACGCTGTCCGCGGCAACGTCGATATGCTGTCCGAGATGCGACACTGGTGGGACGTGGTCGGCGGCAGCATCGTCCCGCCGGTCCAGGAGGATGAGGTCGGGTTCCTGCTGCAGGCGCTCGATGCACTTCCGGACGACTCGGCGGAACGGCCCTGGAGCGAGACGACCTGGACCGAGTGGACGACGGCATTGCGCGACGCCAGCGGTCGCACCGGCCGCGCCCTATTCCATCCGCTCCGGCTGGCGCTGACCGGGGAAGAGAAGGGACCGGAACTCCGCGATCTGCTGCCGATCATGGGTCACGAACGCGTGTCCGGGCGCCTCAGGATGGCTGCAAGTTGA
- a CDS encoding beta/alpha barrel domain-containing protein → MSNVSGVSAVTDDPSIAARTDAYFNRTRTIVGSYGDVRVTYALFLRRPVIAACRLMTDWLLGVAAVRGLDIEVEQNFAEGDWVGAGEPLVYVTGSFHGLVDLETLLLQKLGPACVAAHNAYQMCLGLPQVRFLAMEARHCAGFEMQEMMAYAASVGGRAAEKEGALGFIGCANDATAHFYGAISGFGTMPHALIGYAGSTLRAAEMFHESFPDADLTVLTDYFGREITDGLEVCRRFPELAAAGRMGVRLDTHGGRFLEGLDPQLSYAVIERHVPGAIRRYRSETELRHLVGTGVSAAAIWRTREALDEAGFPAVRIIASSGFGVDKCRVMADARAPIDVVGTGSFIPDSWSETYATADIVAYDGVPRVKVGREFLLRKIEDRSGRGRSATKDDA, encoded by the coding sequence ATGAGCAATGTCTCCGGCGTCTCAGCGGTGACCGACGACCCTTCGATCGCCGCGCGGACCGATGCCTATTTCAACCGGACCCGGACGATCGTCGGCAGCTATGGCGACGTTCGCGTCACCTACGCGCTGTTCCTGCGCCGTCCGGTCATCGCCGCCTGCCGGCTGATGACCGACTGGCTGCTCGGCGTCGCCGCCGTGCGCGGCCTCGATATCGAGGTCGAGCAGAACTTCGCGGAGGGCGACTGGGTCGGGGCCGGCGAGCCACTGGTGTATGTGACCGGCAGCTTCCACGGGCTGGTCGATCTCGAGACGCTGCTGTTGCAGAAGCTCGGGCCGGCCTGCGTTGCCGCCCACAATGCGTACCAGATGTGCCTCGGCCTGCCGCAGGTACGCTTCCTGGCGATGGAGGCCAGGCACTGCGCCGGTTTCGAGATGCAGGAGATGATGGCCTATGCCGCGTCGGTCGGCGGACGTGCGGCAGAGAAGGAAGGCGCGCTCGGCTTCATCGGCTGCGCCAACGACGCGACCGCCCACTTCTACGGCGCCATCTCCGGTTTCGGCACCATGCCACATGCCCTGATCGGCTATGCCGGCTCGACCCTGCGTGCGGCCGAGATGTTCCACGAGAGCTTCCCGGATGCCGACCTCACCGTCCTGACCGACTATTTCGGCCGCGAGATCACCGACGGCCTCGAAGTCTGCCGCCGGTTTCCGGAACTGGCGGCGGCCGGCCGAATGGGCGTCAGGCTGGACACGCATGGCGGCCGGTTCCTCGAGGGGCTCGACCCGCAGCTGAGCTACGCGGTGATCGAACGGCACGTTCCAGGTGCGATCCGCCGCTACCGCAGCGAGACCGAACTGCGCCACCTGGTCGGGACCGGCGTATCGGCGGCGGCGATCTGGCGGACGCGCGAAGCGCTGGACGAGGCCGGCTTCCCGGCGGTCCGGATCATCGCGTCGTCCGGTTTCGGCGTGGACAAGTGCAGGGTCATGGCCGACGCCAGGGCGCCGATCGACGTGGTCGGCACCGGCAGCTTCATCCCCGACAGCTGGTCGGAGACCTATGCCACCGCCGACATCGTCGCCTATGACGGCGTCCCGCGGGTCAAGGTGGGACGCGAGTTCCTGTTGCGGAAAATCGAGGACCGTTCGGGGCGCGGCCGGTCCGCTACGAAAGACGATGCATGA
- a CDS encoding class II 3-deoxy-7-phosphoheptulonate synthase, with the protein MSAVLSATGPTRPTLEHSASVQAAWTPDTWRSSPISQAPSYPDQDALETVEARLRGYPPLVFAGEARRLKQQLALAAEGRAFVLQGGACAESFGEFKADIIRDTFRVLLQMAVVLTFGAKVPVVKLGRMAGQYAKPRSSGMETIAGESLPSYRGDIINGPDFTSADRVPDPARMETGYFQSAGTLNLLRAFAGGGYANLHQVHRWNLGFVERSPLAARYRDLAERIDETLEFMGACGLSANAPQVNETEFHTSHEALLLPYEQALTRIDSTTGDWYGCSAHFLWIGDRTRQPDGAHVEYLRGVRNPIGLKVGPTTTTDDLLRLIDLLNPHEEAGRLTLISRMGAEGVARHLPPLLRAVQKAGRKVVWLCDPMHGNTISTASKIKTRSFDAILSELRGFFDVFAAQGAWPGGIHVEMTGQDVTECVGGAHRLTEADLGNRYETFCDPRLNAEQSLEMAFLVAEELTARRRAHAR; encoded by the coding sequence ATGAGTGCTGTTCTATCTGCGACAGGCCCGACCCGCCCAACCCTGGAACATTCAGCCTCGGTACAGGCAGCCTGGACCCCCGACACATGGCGCTCGTCCCCGATCAGCCAGGCGCCGTCCTACCCGGACCAGGACGCGCTCGAGACCGTCGAGGCACGGCTCCGCGGCTATCCGCCGCTGGTGTTCGCCGGTGAGGCACGCCGGCTGAAGCAGCAGCTGGCACTCGCCGCCGAGGGCCGCGCCTTCGTGCTGCAGGGCGGCGCCTGCGCCGAGAGCTTCGGCGAGTTCAAGGCCGACATCATCCGCGACACCTTCCGCGTGCTGCTGCAGATGGCGGTGGTGCTGACCTTCGGCGCCAAGGTGCCGGTGGTGAAGCTGGGCCGCATGGCCGGCCAGTATGCCAAGCCGCGTTCCTCCGGCATGGAGACCATCGCCGGCGAGAGCCTGCCATCGTATCGCGGCGACATCATCAATGGCCCGGACTTCACGTCCGCTGACCGCGTGCCCGATCCCGCGCGGATGGAGACCGGGTATTTCCAGTCGGCCGGCACGCTCAACCTGCTGCGTGCCTTCGCCGGCGGCGGCTATGCAAACCTGCACCAGGTGCATCGCTGGAACCTCGGCTTCGTCGAGCGAAGCCCGCTCGCGGCCCGTTACCGGGATCTCGCCGAGCGGATCGACGAGACGCTGGAATTCATGGGCGCGTGCGGCCTGTCGGCCAATGCCCCGCAGGTCAACGAGACCGAGTTCCACACCAGTCACGAGGCGCTGCTGCTGCCGTACGAGCAGGCGCTCACCCGGATCGATTCCACCACCGGCGATTGGTATGGGTGCTCGGCGCACTTCCTGTGGATCGGCGACCGCACCCGCCAGCCGGACGGCGCGCATGTCGAATATCTCCGCGGCGTGCGCAATCCGATCGGCCTGAAGGTCGGACCGACCACCACGACCGACGACCTGCTGCGGCTGATCGACCTGCTCAACCCGCACGAAGAGGCCGGTCGCCTGACGCTGATCAGCCGGATGGGTGCCGAGGGCGTCGCCCGCCACCTGCCGCCGCTGCTGCGCGCGGTGCAGAAGGCCGGCCGCAAGGTGGTCTGGCTGTGCGACCCGATGCACGGCAACACAATCAGCACCGCCTCCAAGATCAAGACCCGCTCGTTCGATGCGATCCTGTCCGAGCTGCGCGGCTTCTTCGACGTTTTCGCGGCGCAGGGTGCCTGGCCCGGCGGCATCCATGTCGAGATGACCGGCCAGGACGTCACCGAATGCGTCGGCGGTGCGCATCGCCTGACCGAGGCCGATCTCGGCAACCGCTACGAGACCTTCTGCGACCCGCGGCTGAACGCCGAGCAGTCGCTCGAGATGGCGTTCCTGGTCGCCGAGGAACTGACCGCGCGACGTCGTGCCCATGCGAGGTGA
- the alkB gene encoding DNA oxidative demethylase AlkB yields the protein MMADLFDTLTSGPGEAVALAPGAWLRPGFAGGEVPSLLAAVLAVAEAAPFRHLVTPGGATMSVAMTNCGSLGWISDRRGYRYEQVDPLTSRRWPAMPERFLQLARRAADASGFPGFAPDACLINRYGPGSKLSLHQDRDELDLDAPIVSVSLGLPAVFMFGGQARGACASRHRLQSGDVVVWGGVSRLAFHGIAPLAAGAHGLTGEFRYNLTFRKVMSEPGAGAGAQR from the coding sequence ATGATGGCCGACCTGTTCGACACCCTGACATCCGGGCCGGGCGAAGCCGTGGCCCTGGCTCCCGGCGCCTGGCTGCGCCCGGGTTTTGCCGGCGGGGAGGTGCCGTCGCTGCTGGCCGCCGTGCTCGCCGTTGCCGAGGCAGCTCCGTTCCGCCACCTGGTCACCCCGGGCGGAGCCACGATGTCGGTGGCGATGACCAACTGCGGCAGCCTGGGCTGGATCAGCGACCGTCGTGGCTATCGCTACGAGCAGGTCGATCCGCTGACCTCGCGGCGCTGGCCGGCAATGCCGGAGCGGTTCCTGCAGCTGGCGCGGCGCGCTGCCGACGCCTCCGGCTTCCCGGGTTTTGCCCCGGACGCCTGCCTGATCAACCGCTATGGTCCCGGATCGAAACTGTCGCTGCATCAGGATCGCGACGAGCTCGATCTCGATGCGCCGATCGTGTCCGTGTCGCTTGGGCTGCCGGCGGTCTTCATGTTCGGCGGCCAGGCCCGGGGCGCATGCGCCTCGCGGCATCGCCTGCAGAGCGGCGATGTCGTCGTCTGGGGCGGGGTGTCCAGGCTGGCGTTCCACGGCATCGCGCCGCTCGCCGCCGGGGCTCACGGCCTGACGGGGGAGTTCCGCTACAACCTGACCTTCCGCAAGGTGATGTCCGAACCGGGGGCAGGGGCCGGTGCGCAGAGGTAA
- a CDS encoding DMT family transporter: MPYLTLLIAILAETAATSALKASAGFTRPWPSIIVVLGYGISFYCLSLTLRTMPVGVAYAIWSGIGIVLISMLAWLLFDQVPDLAAVIGMALILCGVLVVNLFSRSGSAG; this comes from the coding sequence ATGCCTTATCTTACTCTGCTGATCGCCATCCTTGCCGAGACCGCGGCCACCTCGGCGCTCAAGGCGTCGGCCGGCTTCACTCGGCCGTGGCCATCGATCATCGTCGTGCTCGGCTACGGTATTTCTTTCTATTGCCTCTCCCTGACGCTGCGCACCATGCCGGTCGGCGTCGCCTATGCGATCTGGTCGGGCATCGGCATCGTGCTGATTTCCATGCTCGCATGGCTCCTGTTCGACCAGGTCCCTGACCTCGCCGCGGTCATCGGCATGGCGCTGATCCTGTGCGGCGTCCTGGTGGTGAACCTGTTCTCCCGATCCGGCTCGGCCGGATAG
- a CDS encoding metal-sensitive transcriptional regulator gives MHEVTKKQVSTRLRKVEGQIGGLLRMVEEDRYCVDVLTLISAARAALHTIESRILEDHVSHCVADAFSSGDLVDQQHKISELVATIGRMTK, from the coding sequence ATGCACGAGGTCACGAAGAAACAGGTGTCCACCCGGCTCAGGAAGGTCGAGGGCCAGATCGGCGGCCTGCTGCGCATGGTCGAGGAAGATCGCTACTGCGTGGACGTGCTGACCCTGATCAGCGCCGCCCGCGCTGCGCTCCACACCATCGAGAGTCGCATCCTCGAGGACCACGTGTCGCACTGCGTCGCCGATGCCTTCTCGTCCGGTGACCTGGTCGACCAGCAGCATAAAATCAGCGAGCTGGTGGCCACGATCGGACGGATGACGAAGTAG
- a CDS encoding heavy metal translocating P-type ATPase: MTDHHCDHPHHTAPARTIDPVCGMTVDPDTSKHRHNHAGTQFHFCSAGCRTKFMTDPDKYLHPEPAEAAPPALPGALYTCPMHPDVRNEGPGSCPFCGMALEPMTITAEAPPNHELTDMTRRFWIALALTLPVFVLEMGGHIPALGLDALVPPRLSAWIQLVLSTPVVLWAGWPFFQRGWASVMHRSLNMFSLIALGTGTAYLYSLFATFLPGIFPIGFRGMGGAVAVYFEAAAVITVLVLLGQILELRARDRTGGAIRALLNLAPKTAWRLGTDGHDSEIPLGEVETGDRLRVRPGDGVPVDGVVLDGSGSVDEAMVTGEPMPVFKQAGDRLIGGTINGTGALVMRAEKVGADTMLARIVAMVAEAQRSRAPIQRVADHVAGYFVPVVLAVAVLAFVAWAIWGPSPALAYGLVAAVSVVIIACPCALGLATPMSIGVGVGKGAGIGVLIRSAEGLERLEKVDTLIIDKTGTLTEGKPRVTTIVAATGSLPEDELLALAAGVERSSEHPLAAAIVAEAKRRGLALRDPSDFTSKTGKGVSATIAGRFVALGNATWMHELQIDFQQFGEQADRLRQDGTTILFLAVDRAAAGIIGIEDPIKATTHAALEALRADGIGIVMLTGDNAISAASVGRALGITDVRGDMLPEDKHRVVREMKAKGHVVAMAGDGVNDAPALAEADVGIAMGTGTEVAIQSAGITLVNGDLAALVRARSLSRLTMRNIRQNLVFAFAYNVIGIPVAAGVFYPIFGVLLSPVVAALAMSLSSVSVIANALRLRTAQL; this comes from the coding sequence GTGACCGACCATCATTGCGATCACCCACACCATACCGCGCCGGCACGGACCATCGACCCGGTGTGCGGCATGACGGTCGATCCGGACACCTCGAAGCATCGGCACAATCACGCCGGCACGCAGTTTCATTTCTGCTCGGCGGGCTGCCGCACGAAGTTCATGACGGATCCGGATAAGTATCTGCATCCGGAGCCGGCCGAGGCCGCACCGCCTGCCCTTCCGGGCGCGCTCTACACCTGCCCGATGCATCCCGACGTGCGCAACGAAGGCCCGGGTAGCTGCCCGTTCTGCGGCATGGCACTCGAACCGATGACGATCACCGCCGAGGCTCCGCCGAACCACGAACTGACCGACATGACGCGCCGGTTCTGGATCGCGCTGGCCCTGACGCTGCCGGTGTTCGTGCTCGAAATGGGCGGCCACATCCCGGCACTCGGCCTCGATGCGCTGGTGCCGCCACGACTATCGGCCTGGATCCAGCTCGTCCTGTCGACGCCGGTGGTGCTCTGGGCCGGGTGGCCATTCTTCCAGCGTGGCTGGGCCTCGGTCATGCATCGCAGCCTGAACATGTTCAGCCTGATCGCGCTCGGGACCGGGACGGCCTACCTGTACAGCCTGTTCGCGACATTCCTGCCCGGCATCTTCCCGATCGGGTTCCGCGGCATGGGCGGTGCGGTTGCGGTCTATTTCGAGGCGGCAGCGGTCATCACTGTGCTGGTCCTGCTGGGGCAGATATTGGAGTTGCGGGCCAGGGATCGAACCGGCGGCGCGATCAGGGCACTGCTCAATCTCGCGCCGAAAACCGCGTGGCGTCTCGGCACCGACGGCCATGACAGCGAGATCCCGCTCGGCGAGGTCGAGACCGGCGATCGGCTCAGGGTGCGTCCCGGCGACGGGGTTCCGGTGGATGGCGTGGTGCTGGACGGCAGCGGATCTGTGGACGAGGCGATGGTCACCGGCGAACCCATGCCGGTGTTCAAGCAGGCCGGCGACCGGCTGATCGGCGGCACCATCAACGGCACCGGCGCCCTGGTCATGCGCGCGGAAAAGGTGGGCGCGGACACCATGCTGGCACGGATCGTCGCCATGGTCGCCGAGGCACAGCGCAGCCGCGCGCCGATCCAGCGGGTGGCCGATCACGTCGCCGGCTATTTCGTGCCGGTTGTGCTTGCCGTTGCCGTGCTCGCGTTCGTCGCATGGGCGATCTGGGGACCGTCGCCGGCACTCGCCTACGGGCTGGTTGCCGCTGTGTCGGTGGTCATCATCGCCTGCCCCTGCGCCCTTGGGCTGGCAACGCCGATGAGTATCGGGGTCGGGGTCGGCAAGGGTGCGGGCATCGGGGTGCTGATCAGATCCGCCGAAGGGCTCGAGCGGCTGGAGAAGGTCGACACCCTGATCATCGACAAGACCGGAACCCTGACCGAAGGCAAGCCTCGCGTCACCACTATCGTCGCCGCCACGGGCAGCCTGCCGGAAGATGAACTGCTGGCGCTGGCCGCCGGTGTGGAACGATCCAGCGAACACCCGTTGGCGGCTGCGATCGTCGCGGAGGCGAAGCGACGGGGTTTGGCCCTGCGGGACCCGTCGGACTTCACATCCAAAACCGGCAAGGGCGTGTCGGCGACGATTGCCGGACGATTCGTGGCTCTGGGCAATGCCACGTGGATGCATGAGCTGCAGATCGATTTCCAGCAGTTCGGCGAGCAAGCGGACCGGCTTCGTCAGGATGGCACCACGATCCTGTTCCTGGCGGTGGATCGTGCGGCCGCAGGGATTATCGGCATAGAAGATCCGATCAAGGCCACCACCCATGCAGCCCTGGAGGCCCTGCGCGCCGATGGGATCGGCATCGTGATGCTGACGGGCGACAACGCGATTTCCGCAGCCTCTGTCGGCAGGGCGCTGGGCATCACCGACGTGCGCGGCGACATGCTGCCCGAGGACAAGCATCGGGTCGTTCGCGAAATGAAGGCGAAGGGTCATGTGGTCGCGATGGCCGGAGACGGCGTCAACGACGCGCCGGCACTGGCGGAGGCGGATGTCGGCATTGCGATGGGCACCGGCACCGAGGTGGCGATCCAAAGCGCCGGCATAACATTGGTGAACGGCGACCTGGCGGCCCTGGTGCGGGCCCGCTCGCTCAGCCGCCTGACGATGCGCAACATCCGCCAGAACCTGGTGTTCGCATTCGCCTACAACGTCATCGGCATCCCGGTCGCAGCGGGCGTATTCTATCCGATCTTCGGCGTCCTGCTCAGCCCGGTGGTCGCGGCACTGGCGATGTCGCTTAGCTCGGTCTCGGTGATCGCCAACGCGTTGCGCTTGCGGACGGCGCAATTGTAG
- a CDS encoding polysaccharide biosynthesis/export family protein, giving the protein MLSLAIGVEGCAPGSKLAPLPPATDAGYVLGPSDQIRVITYNEPQLTNTFTVGDQGTIAFPLIGTVHAAGMAANEVASTISTSLVQKKLLSDPSVSVEITQYRPIFVLGEVSHPGQYPYQPGMTMLSGVALAGGFTYRAITGYAGAVRSQGEEAGHAIEGKVGRATYLQPGDVITIYERYF; this is encoded by the coding sequence ATGCTTTCTCTCGCGATAGGCGTGGAAGGGTGTGCGCCGGGATCGAAGCTGGCTCCGCTACCTCCGGCTACGGACGCGGGATATGTTCTCGGGCCAAGCGACCAGATTCGCGTCATTACCTATAACGAGCCGCAGCTCACGAACACCTTCACGGTCGGCGACCAGGGAACCATTGCCTTCCCGCTGATCGGCACTGTTCATGCCGCCGGCATGGCTGCCAACGAGGTTGCCTCCACGATTTCGACATCGCTGGTTCAGAAGAAGCTCCTGAGCGACCCCAGCGTGTCCGTCGAGATCACGCAGTATCGGCCGATCTTCGTGCTGGGCGAGGTTTCTCATCCCGGGCAATATCCCTACCAGCCCGGGATGACGATGCTGAGCGGCGTTGCCTTGGCGGGGGGATTCACCTACCGCGCGATTACCGGTTATGCGGGTGCGGTCAGGAGCCAGGGTGAGGAAGCCGGACATGCGATCGAGGGCAAGGTCGGTCGGGCCACCTATCTGCAGCCGGGTGACGTCATAACGATCTACGAGCGTTATTTCTGA
- a CDS encoding outer membrane beta-barrel protein has protein sequence MKQSVEAPQRVFLFVLSFAGFASLVPQGALAQQLVQQYFPVDVPGFAPDFSASVVNRLTTQNQAQGINVGSFVVRPSASQSFGYNSSTLGLPGTGSSSESTSAAIGVKSNWGRDSLGASVSVADQRYLDIPIASFTNWNAALGGAVALGRDSLSLGYSHLALHLSATDLGVFGVTTPAPYNVNVVRLAYNSTFGRFSVTPGFEYQDFSFGTSSGQTDINYHSLSHQLESGSLQTRYQLSTGNAVVAILRGSTAQFTRVPGTSPNNYDDIEAFIGLDFRADALVQYRVLVGGEHRKFSSAGFVSASTPTAEIDAVWTPTRLDTVTASLFRRLDDPESPFARNQTISFGSLQYDHELRQNLYFRLTGTLGATDSQSNVVGQQNNGQTQYKAGASGTWLVNRHMSTSLSYSYNHSHSSSNVSPLENVSAFGTTLNSFTSHTVSISVSLFE, from the coding sequence ATGAAACAATCGGTCGAAGCTCCACAGCGTGTTTTTCTGTTCGTGCTGAGTTTTGCAGGCTTTGCGTCGCTGGTGCCGCAAGGTGCGCTGGCGCAGCAACTGGTTCAGCAGTATTTTCCGGTCGACGTACCGGGCTTTGCCCCCGACTTCAGTGCGTCCGTCGTGAACCGCCTGACCACACAAAACCAGGCGCAGGGGATCAATGTCGGCAGCTTCGTCGTGCGGCCGAGTGCGTCGCAATCGTTTGGCTACAACAGCAGTACACTCGGGCTTCCCGGAACCGGGAGTTCGAGTGAGTCGACGTCGGCCGCGATCGGCGTCAAGTCGAACTGGGGTCGCGACAGTCTCGGTGCCTCGGTCAGTGTCGCCGACCAGCGCTATCTCGATATTCCGATCGCAAGCTTCACCAATTGGAACGCCGCACTCGGCGGAGCGGTCGCCTTGGGCCGGGATTCCCTCAGCCTCGGCTATTCCCACCTGGCACTTCATCTTTCGGCAACCGACCTGGGCGTATTCGGGGTGACGACGCCAGCTCCGTATAACGTCAACGTCGTGCGGCTCGCGTATAACAGCACGTTCGGCCGCTTCAGTGTCACGCCTGGCTTCGAGTATCAGGATTTCTCCTTCGGTACGAGTAGCGGCCAGACGGACATCAACTATCACTCGCTGAGCCACCAACTCGAGTCCGGCTCGTTGCAGACGCGCTACCAGTTATCCACGGGAAATGCGGTTGTTGCGATCCTTCGCGGGTCGACCGCCCAGTTCACGCGCGTGCCGGGAACGTCTCCGAACAACTACGACGACATCGAGGCATTCATCGGCCTCGATTTCCGCGCGGATGCTCTCGTGCAATACCGGGTGCTGGTCGGTGGCGAACACCGCAAGTTCTCGTCAGCCGGATTCGTATCCGCCAGCACGCCCACCGCCGAAATCGACGCGGTCTGGACGCCCACGCGACTGGACACCGTGACGGCAAGCCTTTTCCGTCGCCTCGACGATCCGGAATCTCCGTTCGCCCGGAACCAGACCATCAGTTTCGGGTCGCTGCAATACGATCACGAGCTCAGGCAGAACCTGTATTTCCGGCTGACCGGAACTCTCGGCGCAACCGACTCCCAGTCGAACGTAGTCGGACAACAGAATAATGGTCAGACCCAGTACAAGGCCGGTGCTTCCGGGACCTGGCTGGTGAACCGCCATATGAGCACTAGCTTGTCCTATAGCTACAACCATAGCCATAGTTCATCGAATGTTTCCCCGCTCGAGAATGTCAGTGCGTTCGGCACGACGTTAAACAGCTTCACCAGTCATACAGTCTCGATCAGCGTCAGCCTGTTCGAGTAA
- a CDS encoding glycosyltransferase family 4 protein: MKVAHVVRQFSPAVGGLEEAVHSIARAQRDQLGIDARIITLNRIFDKPDYLPKNDVVDGIPVLRLPWAGSTRYPLAPSVLSHVRSFDLLHVHAIDFFFDFLALSKPLHRRPMVASTHGGFFHSQELARLKRVWFSTVTRASITAYQRIVACSYHDAELFKPVAGHRLTTIENGINQSKFADASSRTPSRTIISYGRFARHKRLDALFPVLAQLHENDPAWRLIIAGSYGDQTEAELRDSATSAGVKDLVEFVIGPSDGELKALIARCGYFASFSAHEGFGLAAVEAMSAGLLPILSGIEPFRRLISASAVGLILDPDNVTETAAAIASSFTTDPERFTARRAQCMHAVRRYDWNAVARLYTDVYDDVLSRRRSTHATTSQPLG; the protein is encoded by the coding sequence ATGAAAGTTGCGCATGTCGTTCGTCAGTTCAGTCCCGCGGTCGGCGGGCTGGAGGAGGCGGTGCATAGTATCGCTCGAGCACAACGCGACCAGCTTGGGATCGACGCGCGCATCATCACGTTGAACCGCATATTCGACAAACCGGATTATTTGCCGAAGAACGATGTCGTAGACGGGATCCCGGTGCTTAGATTACCCTGGGCAGGTTCTACCCGTTACCCGCTGGCTCCGTCCGTGCTCAGTCACGTCCGTTCGTTCGACCTGCTGCATGTGCATGCGATCGACTTCTTCTTCGACTTCCTTGCCCTGTCGAAGCCGCTCCATCGGCGTCCGATGGTCGCATCGACCCATGGCGGGTTCTTTCACAGCCAGGAGCTTGCACGGCTGAAACGTGTCTGGTTCTCGACGGTCACGCGCGCCTCCATCACGGCGTATCAGCGTATCGTCGCGTGTAGCTACCACGATGCGGAGCTGTTCAAGCCGGTTGCCGGCCACCGGCTGACTACGATCGAGAACGGCATCAACCAGTCTAAATTCGCTGATGCGTCGTCCAGGACGCCAAGCCGGACGATCATCAGCTACGGACGTTTCGCCCGGCACAAGCGCCTCGACGCGTTGTTTCCCGTACTTGCGCAGCTCCATGAAAACGATCCGGCATGGCGTCTCATTATCGCCGGGTCGTACGGCGATCAAACCGAAGCGGAATTGCGTGATTCGGCTACCTCGGCAGGCGTCAAGGATCTGGTCGAGTTCGTGATTGGCCCGAGTGACGGCGAGTTGAAGGCTCTCATCGCTCGATGTGGCTATTTCGCCAGCTTCTCCGCCCATGAGGGGTTCGGCCTGGCTGCCGTGGAAGCGATGTCCGCCGGGCTGCTCCCGATCCTGAGCGGTATCGAGCCGTTCCGACGCCTTATTTCAGCCTCGGCGGTCGGCCTTATCCTCGACCCGGATAACGTCACGGAAACCGCAGCCGCGATCGCTTCGAGCTTTACAACCGATCCGGAACGCTTCACAGCGCGCCGGGCGCAATGCATGCACGCAGTCCGGCGCTATGACTGGAACGCAGTCGCACGGCTTTATACGGATGTCTACGATGACGTACTGTCCCGACGGCGATCGACGCATGCGACAACAAGTCAGCCGCTTGGATGA